In Populus nigra chromosome 10, ddPopNigr1.1, whole genome shotgun sequence, the following proteins share a genomic window:
- the LOC133704471 gene encoding uncharacterized protein LOC133704471 isoform X1, with product MAGHNESEKKSSDAVDDLQTFRAENLQSNMKVIYYSRTFLSIIGGVIAGILGFTGLTGFVFYFLVMAITSVALIAKAKFSIHTYFDSWNRVVFDGFLGGLMSFVLFWTFAYDIVHIF from the exons ATGGCGGGGCATAACGAGTCTGAGAAAAAGTCAAGCGATGCTGTGGATGATTTGCAAACATTCAGAGCTGAAAATTTGCAAAGTAACATGAAAGTTATATATTACAG CCGAACATTTTTGTCTATCATTGGTGGGGTAATTGCTGGAATCTTGGGATTCACTGGCTTGACTGGATtcgtcttttattttcttgtgatgGCTATCACTTCAGTTGCGCTCATAGCTAAGGCAAAGTTTTCCATCCATACATACTTTGACTCCTGGAACCGAGTTGTATTTGATGGCTTTTTGGGTGGGCTTATG TCGTTCGTGTTGTTCTGGAC
- the LOC133704471 gene encoding uncharacterized protein LOC133704471 isoform X2, whose protein sequence is MAGHNESEKKSSDAVDDLQTFRAENLQSNMKVIYYSRTFLSIIGGVIAGILGFTGLTGFVFYFLVMAITSVALIAKAKFSIHTYFDSWNRVVFDGFLGGLMWQN, encoded by the exons ATGGCGGGGCATAACGAGTCTGAGAAAAAGTCAAGCGATGCTGTGGATGATTTGCAAACATTCAGAGCTGAAAATTTGCAAAGTAACATGAAAGTTATATATTACAG CCGAACATTTTTGTCTATCATTGGTGGGGTAATTGCTGGAATCTTGGGATTCACTGGCTTGACTGGATtcgtcttttattttcttgtgatgGCTATCACTTCAGTTGCGCTCATAGCTAAGGCAAAGTTTTCCATCCATACATACTTTGACTCCTGGAACCGAGTTGTATTTGATGGCTTTTTGGGTGGGCTTATG